The nucleotide sequence CACAACCGGTCGAGTGCGTAAAAGCTGCGGTCATCCTGATGCTGGACGTGGACCACGATGTCGCGATAGTCCAACAACGTCCAGCGGCCCTCGCGGGCCCCCTCGCGGCGCGCCAACTTATAGCCGGCTCGGCGCATCTTCTCCTCGACCTCGTCGACGATGGCGTTGACCTGGCGCTCGTTGGACGCCGAAGCAATCACGAAGCAGTCGGTGATGACCAGCTGTCCGGACACGTCGATGACCAGCACGTCGTCGGCCAGTTTGGCCGACGCAGCGCCGGCAGCCACCGTCGCCATGTCGATGGCTTCCTGAGTAGCGCTCATGTGTTGTTCCCCGCGGGCAGAATGGTCGTGGTGTCCAGGGTCTCGCCGCCCCCCGAGTCCGGTGGCGTGCGGTAGAGCCTGCGTTTTGAGACATACTGCACGACGCCGTCGGGCAT is from Mycobacterium marinum and encodes:
- the rsfS gene encoding ribosome silencing factor; the protein is MSATQEAIDMATVAAGAASAKLADDVLVIDVSGQLVITDCFVIASASNERQVNAIVDEVEEKMRRAGYKLARREGAREGRWTLLDYRDIVVHVQHQDDRSFYALDRLWADCPVVAVDLAERSDDPAEAP